The nucleotide sequence TGCTTTATGCGGTATTCAACGATAGCGCGATCGGCGTTCCCGGAGCCGGCTCGGCGAAGCGCATTTCATGTTCGGGAAGCTCCGAGGACGCCGCTTTTGCTCTGAGTTATGTTTTCCTGTGGGAGAACGCGACTTTCTTCGAGGGAAAAGGCTATTACATTGGCGATTTGGTTTATATGACGGAAATAGGCACCCAGCTCTATTTTTTATATAACGACCAAAAATTACTGCCTTGACGCGTGCCCCAGTCGTAACCAACGCACAAGGGATCGGTTACTTTTTACTCGGCATATTGCGTATTCGTCAACTGTTCGGAAGCCTCGGGCGGATTGCCTTCGTTCTTATTGACATTGGGCACTTCCAAATTCAATTCGTCCCAACGCTCGCGAAGCTTATCGCACCATGCCGACAGTTCCGTTTCATTATCGGGCGAGAATACCATCAGTTGATCGATGGAATGATGCAAGGACTGATAGCGAGTGCCTGCGTTCCGATGATTTTCGGCCTGTTCGGAATATTTCAGAAAGGTTTGCAGGGAGGCGAGTATGGCACAGAGTAATAGCAGCATGCCCGCGATCATTTTGACCCAAAAATCCGGATTGTGGTTGATGGTAAAAAAGATATAGCTGGCGACCAGCATCGCGATCAGAATGACCGGCACGCCCAGCAGATAATTCAAACGCCGGATTGCAATGGATCGGGCGTAATGCGCTTGAAAAAGCACCCTCAACTCGTCCCGCCAGGACTGCAGTAGCGATTTTTGTTCAGCCTTCATCGATCCTCTCCTGTAGTTTGAGCATTGCCAAGGGTAGCGTCTCTTTTTTCTTCAGGTAATGACGAATTTAAATAAAAGCGCGTCATTTCCCCTGATTCCTATCTCGATCAAGGATCAGTCGTGTGCTTCTTCTAGCTGCCCAAGGGCCGAACCGATCATGATCTGCGCCACGCCCAGGAAGACCAGATCGACGCCGATCAATATTCCGATCGCCCAAAAAGCCGAGCCGGGCAGACCCATGAACATCAATATGCCAATCGTCACCGACACCAGCGCCGACCACATCATCCAGCCCCAGCCCATGCGCGGATACAGGGAGAATGCGCTGACTATCTTCATGATGCCTCCGGCAAAGAAAAAGCCAGCCAGGATCGCAGTCAGGGTCATCACGCCCTCGAGGGGGAAGAACAGCAACACCCCGCCCGTCACCGCAGCAATCAGGCCAAAGGCGATGTTCCAGAAAATCCGCGCAAATCTGCGCAGCTGAAAACCACGGAAAATCTCGACCAGCCCGGTCGCGAGCAGCACCACGCCGAAGGCGATTTCGAAACCGATAGACGCGGCAAAGGGATAGATCAGCGCCCCGATTCCCAGTAGGATCGATAGGACTCCGGCAATCCATAGCACCCATTTCCCCCTCCCTTCCCATTCGGATGGAAGCTCGGTCATCTCGTCCCGGGTCATTTCCTGCCTCCTGTGAGAGGAAAACCTCTCATTGCTGATTTCGGTACTTGGAGTATAAATACTTCCTTTCCGAAGGGTCAACAATCCAGGGGATTTATACTTCGGGTTTGCGGGCGCTGATGATGCCGTAAAACCAATAACCTTTTTGCAGGGCTTCGTATTGTCGCAAGGAACCAATCAGGTTGCCGTGCTGATAGGCATTGCGGATGCCCAAGAAATTCAGCAGATGGCCCAAGGGAGTGAAGAAGATGGAGAGACGGTATAGAACCCGCAGGGAAGGTTCGGTGTTTTTCGTCACGTCGCGGATGACAACGTCGGTGAATCCCGCCTGCCCGGCATGATCCAGGTGCGCTTGCTTCGAATCGATCCGGTTGATAGCCCAGCCGTGCAGCCACTCGGTCAGGAGCCTTTCTCCTTCGGCATGATAGGAATCATTGCTGCGGATATATTCGGCGACGATCAAGCGGCCGCCCGGTTTCAGGATGCGGAAGGCTTCGCGGTAGAATTCTTCTTTGCGATCGGCGTGGCACAGGCTTTCACAGGCCCAGACTACGTCGAAACTGGCGTCTTCGAAGCGGGTGCCGGTGTAATCGCCGATTTCGAATTGAACTTTGTCGCCCATCCCTTGTTTTTCCGCGTAGGCACGGGCCAGGCGAACCTGGGATTCCACC is from Methylohalobius crimeensis 10Ki and encodes:
- a CDS encoding SLATT domain-containing protein translates to MKAEQKSLLQSWRDELRVLFQAHYARSIAIRRLNYLLGVPVILIAMLVASYIFFTINHNPDFWVKMIAGMLLLLCAILASLQTFLKYSEQAENHRNAGTRYQSLHHSIDQLMVFSPDNETELSAWCDKLRERWDELNLEVPNVNKNEGNPPEASEQLTNTQYAE
- a CDS encoding SAM-dependent methyltransferase, which codes for MRDIISYYDDTRWDYQLLWFSKKTRAVHFGFYDETAQKHSDALVNMNRVLARTVDIGPGERVLDAGCGQGGSSVWLAQNLGVEAVGITPVESQVRLARAYAEKQGMGDKVQFEIGDYTGTRFEDASFDVVWACESLCHADRKEEFYREAFRILKPGGRLIVAEYIRSNDSYHAEGERLLTEWLHGWAINRIDSKQAHLDHAGQAGFTDVVIRDVTKNTEPSLRVLYRLSIFFTPLGHLLNFLGIRNAYQHGNLIGSLRQYEALQKGYWFYGIISARKPEV
- a CDS encoding HdeD family acid-resistance protein, with protein sequence MTRDEMTELPSEWEGRGKWVLWIAGVLSILLGIGALIYPFAASIGFEIAFGVVLLATGLVEIFRGFQLRRFARIFWNIAFGLIAAVTGGVLLFFPLEGVMTLTAILAGFFFAGGIMKIVSAFSLYPRMGWGWMMWSALVSVTIGILMFMGLPGSAFWAIGILIGVDLVFLGVAQIMIGSALGQLEEAHD